From the genome of Astatotilapia calliptera chromosome 3, fAstCal1.2, whole genome shotgun sequence:
AATCCcacaaataaaaggaaaaaaaaagacaatcagCCTACATCATGTCGTCTTTCTGGGTCCGGCCACAAAATTTTGTCCACATCGCATGCGACATCCTCCAGTCCAAGGCACCGGGGAAAATATCTCCTTGCATGCCGTATCCAGGCCTGACATGATGCCTGGTCAATATCTCCACATGCCTCCTCCATTGCCTGTAAAAGGGCTACCTGTTGATGAGGATGACGGTCATACACTTTCCAGCGCCAGGCAGAGAAGAACTCGATGGGATTCAAGAATGGAGAGTATGGAGGGAGGTTGAGTGCCATGAAGGATGGATGGTCTGTAAACCAGTTGCGGACCAAAGCAGCCCTATGGAAACTAGCATTGTCCCATATGATGACATATCGGGTCTGCTCTGGTCTCTGAACAGTGAGCATGTCATGCAAGGTGTCCAGGAATGCAATAATGTGTGCAGTGTTGTATGGGCCTATGGTTGCATGATGGTGAACAACACCATTTTGGCTTATAGCTGCACACATGGTTATGTTACCACCACGTTGTCCTGGGACATTGATGATGGCATGGTGTACAATGATGTTCCTGCCACGTCTCCTGGTTTTACTGAGGTTAAAACCGGCCTCATCTACAAAAAGTAGCTCATGTCCCATTGCATCTGCTTCTAGTTCCATCACTCTCTGGACAAGACGAAACAAATGCAACACATCAGGCCCATGCACAGCACTACAGTATGCACTTCCAAATTCAGAACCAATGACACTAGCTTACCTGCACATAGTCATATCGTAGTTGCTTTACACGTTCTGTGTTTCTCTCGAAAGGAACTCTGTAAATTTGCTTCATTCTTATTCTGTGGCGCGCAAGTACACGACGTAGTGTAGAAATTCTTGCACTGTGTATATTTTGAAAGATGGTGTCATCATCCATTATGCGCTGCTGTATTTCACGCAGTCTTATTGCATTATTGGCAATCACCATGTTCACTATATGGGTCTCCTGCTCTGGAGTGAACATTCTGCCTCTGCCCCCAACATCTGGAcgtctagcaattctgtaaagtaacaatttcagtatttttgcatGTATGGTACTGTTGTGTTTCTCATTAGagtatggcagtgctacaaagtACTTACCGATTCTCATTTCGGAATGTCCTAATGATGCTTGCCACAGTGTAGCGGCTCAGTTTAGGCTGAACACGTTGGCCAGCTTCCCTCAGGGTCATCCcatggttgatgacatggtccactattgtagctctggtGTCATCAGTTATTCTGTTTCGTACTCTTCTTACCCTTCCTCTTTCCCCTCCTCGTCCTCTTCTTGctcctccacgtcctcttcctccaacctcttcacctccacgtcctcttcctccaacttcttcacctccacgtcctctcccTCGGCCTCCTC
Proteins encoded in this window:
- the LOC113018891 gene encoding uncharacterized protein LOC113018891 isoform X1 encodes the protein MRIGKYFVALPYSNEKHNSTIHAKILKLLLYRIARRPDVGGRGRMFTPEQETHIVNMVIANNAIRLREIQQRIMDDDTIFQNIHSARISTLRRVLARHRIRMKQIYRVPFERNTERVKQLRYDYVQRVMELEADAMGHELLFVDEAGFNLSKTRRRGRNIIVHHAIINVPGQRGGNITMCAAISQNGVVHHHATIGPYNTAHIIAFLDTLHDMLTVQRPEQTRYVIIWDNASFHRAALVRNWFTDHPSFMALNLPPYSPFLNPIEFFSAWRWKVYDRHPHQQVALLQAMEEACGDIDQASCQAWIRHARRYFPRCLGLEDVACDVDKILWPDPERRHDVG
- the LOC113018891 gene encoding uncharacterized protein LOC113018891 isoform X2 — its product is MTLREAGQRVQPKLSRYTVASIIRTFRNENRIARRPDVGGRGRMFTPEQETHIVNMVIANNAIRLREIQQRIMDDDTIFQNIHSARISTLRRVLARHRIRMKQIYRVPFERNTERVKQLRYDYVQRVMELEADAMGHELLFVDEAGFNLSKTRRRGRNIIVHHAIINVPGQRGGNITMCAAISQNGVVHHHATIGPYNTAHIIAFLDTLHDMLTVQRPEQTRYVIIWDNASFHRAALVRNWFTDHPSFMALNLPPYSPFLNPIEFFSAWRWKVYDRHPHQQVALLQAMEEACGDIDQASCQAWIRHARRYFPRCLGLEDVACDVDKILWPDPERRHDVG